Proteins from one Desulfovibrio sp. genomic window:
- a CDS encoding pyrimidine/purine nucleoside phosphorylase has protein sequence MSSPESFEKVTVKALANVFFQGKVVSHSFLDESGKRRSLGVCQPGTYTFTTGDPEIMEITAGRVRAKVDGEDEWGVYGPGQSFHIPANTSFEMAVEDGLAQYICTFG, from the coding sequence ATGAGTTCTCCCGAGTCATTCGAAAAAGTCACGGTAAAAGCCCTGGCCAACGTCTTCTTCCAGGGCAAGGTGGTCAGCCATTCCTTCCTGGACGAGTCCGGGAAGCGCCGCTCCCTTGGCGTGTGCCAACCCGGAACATACACCTTCACCACGGGTGACCCGGAGATCATGGAAATCACGGCAGGAAGAGTGAGAGCCAAAGTGGATGGCGAGGACGAGTGGGGAGTTTACGGTCCCGGCCAGTCCTTCCACATACCGGCCAACACCTCCTTTGAGATGGCGGTGGAAGACGGCCTGGCGCAGTACATCTGCACCTTCGGCTGA
- a CDS encoding DUF1786 domain-containing protein, which produces MQSVLCLDIGSGTQDALYWTDAKNLENCPKFVLPSPAKLVAERIRRLTVQGSPIYLCGCNMGGGFFGAVRKHLGGGLAVAAHPEAALALSDDPPSLARHGIVLSDSCPKAHVPVHLADYDPGFWHGLLAQVGLEPPDVVLACAQDHGHHPGASSRVGRFGLWERFLAGTSGRLEDLLYQLPPVELTRLAALQRSTGGGPVMDTGPAAALGVLFDPGIEVRVSKRGALIVNMGNSHVLGLLVFQGRLAGVYEHHTGLLSPDELVRHLERFRKGELVNEEVFASGGHGCTVMERPCAFEDVFVIGPRRGELAGLEAEHPAPGGDMMLTGCFGLLKAWRNLQGE; this is translated from the coding sequence ATGCAGTCAGTTCTGTGTCTGGATATTGGCAGCGGCACCCAGGATGCCCTGTACTGGACCGACGCAAAAAACCTGGAGAACTGTCCCAAGTTCGTTCTGCCCTCTCCGGCCAAGCTTGTGGCCGAGCGCATCAGGCGTCTCACGGTTCAGGGAAGCCCAATATATCTTTGCGGCTGTAATATGGGGGGCGGCTTTTTCGGCGCGGTTCGCAAGCATTTGGGCGGGGGCCTGGCCGTGGCCGCGCATCCCGAAGCGGCCCTGGCCTTGTCCGACGACCCGCCGTCACTGGCCCGGCACGGCATCGTTCTGTCCGATTCCTGTCCCAAGGCGCATGTCCCGGTGCATCTTGCCGATTACGATCCGGGATTCTGGCACGGCCTGCTGGCCCAGGTTGGCCTTGAACCGCCGGATGTGGTTCTGGCCTGTGCCCAGGATCATGGGCACCACCCAGGCGCGTCCAGCCGGGTGGGCCGTTTCGGGCTGTGGGAGCGGTTCCTGGCCGGGACGTCGGGACGCCTTGAAGACCTGCTCTACCAGTTGCCGCCTGTTGAACTCACCCGTCTGGCCGCCCTGCAGCGTTCAACCGGCGGTGGGCCGGTGATGGACACTGGTCCGGCAGCGGCTCTTGGCGTGCTCTTCGATCCCGGCATCGAGGTCAGGGTCAGCAAGCGGGGGGCGCTCATCGTCAACATGGGCAACAGCCATGTTTTGGGGCTTCTGGTCTTTCAGGGCCGCCTGGCCGGGGTGTACGAGCACCACACCGGGCTGCTTTCCCCGGATGAGCTGGTCCGGCATCTTGAGCGCTTCAGGAAGGGGGAACTTGTCAACGAAGAGGTCTTCGCGTCCGGGGGACACGGCTGCACGGTAATGGAGCGTCCGTGCGCATTCGAGGATGTTTTCGTTATCGGGCCCAGGCGGGGGGAATTGGCTGGGTTGGAGGCCGAGCATCCGGCCCCGGGAGGAGACATGATGCTCACCGGGTGCTTCGGGCTCCTCAAGGCTTGGCGGAATCTGCAGGGGGAGTAG
- a CDS encoding PAS domain S-box protein, producing the protein MPSSSSLRFRLIAGLAMLACLGVGLEFAVFGRIAERIREDVARRNQELAHALAGEVAIVLSHREYALRALSKQLEGGVSGKELQKAVSDVQRFTGERELFLMLDNKGIVQAVAPPNPDLLGMDYSSQPFFVKALGAQGAVYSESVIASQSSAASATISARVPGGVAVIQLRVGELSELAMVLPHTHGGFTAVVDDKGVVLGHCMPQVALQRENLSNLESVRRGKEGFEGTIPDVYNGESGIASVSPVGKSGWQVVVYEPNSHAYMSVRSLYSYTLVGVIVVGLLSVLIMYAFQAQLLRPIATFSSQARAVAKGDFSVDIAPGVQEFEPLAESFRIMVGDLKAREHALKESRRRISSIMDAMPSFLASTDSALRIELWNHEAEKLTGVAASMARGRTPQEAVKQLAVVQPALEQASRAGIAVKWEKVTMDFGQGRRIIDVLVYPVSVEENAGVVLRLDDITDRIRMEEVMVHSEKMMTVGGLAAGMAHEINNPLGGIIMSAQNLARRLSTDLPANQEAAREAGIDLASLKRYLEKRGVFEKVESIRELGSRAGKIVSNMLGFSRRSHSGYIPVKVEDLVERALDLAANDYDLIKKIDFKKIRVRRDCAPGMEEVPVNRNQIEQVFLNLFKNAAQAMADADGQEAPEITIRTWQTEDEAKIEISDNGPGIAQEVLDHIFEPFFTTKEVGQGTGLGLSVSYYIITTMHGGTIEVASEPGQGTRFIVSLPLVARAPRTASGASAGHAA; encoded by the coding sequence ATGCCCTCCAGTTCAAGTCTCCGGTTCAGGCTGATAGCGGGGCTGGCCATGCTGGCCTGCCTCGGAGTGGGGTTGGAATTCGCTGTGTTCGGGCGCATAGCCGAGCGCATTCGGGAGGATGTGGCCAGGAGAAACCAGGAACTGGCGCATGCTCTCGCGGGCGAGGTTGCCATCGTTCTTTCTCATCGAGAGTACGCCTTGCGCGCCCTGTCCAAGCAACTTGAGGGTGGAGTGTCTGGGAAGGAACTTCAGAAAGCGGTTTCGGACGTCCAGCGTTTCACTGGAGAGCGGGAGTTGTTTTTGATGCTGGACAACAAGGGCATCGTACAGGCGGTGGCACCACCCAACCCCGACCTGCTTGGCATGGATTACTCGTCGCAGCCGTTTTTTGTAAAGGCTCTCGGGGCTCAAGGAGCGGTCTATTCCGAATCCGTTATCGCGTCCCAGAGCTCTGCGGCTTCGGCCACCATCTCCGCCCGCGTCCCCGGGGGTGTGGCGGTCATACAACTCAGGGTCGGCGAATTGTCGGAACTGGCCATGGTGCTGCCGCACACGCACGGCGGGTTCACTGCCGTGGTGGACGATAAGGGGGTGGTGCTAGGGCATTGCATGCCCCAAGTAGCCCTGCAGCGGGAAAACCTGTCGAACCTCGAGAGCGTTCGCAGGGGAAAGGAGGGTTTTGAAGGAACTATTCCTGACGTTTACAACGGCGAGAGCGGAATCGCCAGTGTATCCCCGGTTGGCAAATCAGGCTGGCAGGTGGTCGTTTACGAACCGAACTCCCACGCCTATATGTCAGTGAGAAGCCTCTATAGCTACACACTGGTCGGGGTGATTGTGGTTGGGCTCTTAAGCGTGCTCATCATGTACGCTTTCCAGGCGCAGCTTCTGCGTCCCATCGCGACGTTCTCGTCCCAGGCTCGAGCTGTGGCCAAAGGGGATTTCTCAGTGGACATCGCTCCCGGCGTCCAGGAATTCGAACCCCTGGCCGAGAGCTTCAGGATAATGGTCGGCGACTTGAAGGCCAGGGAGCACGCCTTGAAGGAGAGCCGCCGCAGGATTTCTTCCATCATGGATGCTATGCCGTCGTTTTTGGCCTCCACCGACAGCGCCTTGCGCATAGAACTATGGAATCATGAGGCGGAAAAACTTACCGGTGTTGCTGCCTCTATGGCCAGAGGGAGAACCCCGCAGGAAGCGGTTAAACAGCTGGCCGTTGTCCAGCCGGCCTTGGAGCAAGCCTCCAGGGCTGGAATTGCGGTGAAATGGGAGAAGGTGACCATGGATTTCGGGCAGGGCCGGCGCATCATCGATGTGCTCGTCTACCCTGTTTCAGTGGAAGAGAACGCCGGCGTGGTGCTTCGCCTGGATGACATCACCGACCGCATCCGGATGGAAGAGGTGATGGTCCACTCTGAGAAGATGATGACCGTGGGCGGGCTGGCGGCTGGAATGGCCCATGAGATCAACAATCCGCTCGGGGGCATAATCATGTCGGCCCAGAACCTGGCCCGGCGGCTTTCCACGGACTTGCCGGCCAACCAGGAGGCGGCGCGCGAAGCCGGGATAGATTTGGCCTCGCTCAAACGGTATCTGGAGAAGCGGGGGGTATTCGAGAAGGTCGAGTCCATCCGGGAGCTGGGGTCACGGGCTGGAAAAATAGTCTCAAACATGTTGGGATTCTCACGTCGCTCTCATTCCGGCTACATTCCGGTCAAGGTTGAAGACCTTGTCGAGCGAGCCCTGGATCTGGCCGCCAACGACTATGACCTGATAAAAAAGATCGATTTCAAAAAAATCCGGGTCCGCCGGGACTGCGCCCCTGGCATGGAAGAGGTCCCTGTCAACCGTAACCAGATCGAGCAGGTGTTTCTCAATCTCTTCAAGAACGCGGCTCAGGCCATGGCGGACGCCGACGGGCAGGAAGCTCCTGAAATAACGATCCGCACCTGGCAGACGGAAGATGAGGCCAAAATCGAGATAAGCGATAACGGACCGGGGATAGCCCAAGAGGTCCTTGATCATATTTTTGAACCGTTCTTCACCACCAAGGAAGTGGGACAAGGAACCGGGCTTGGCCTGTCAGTGTCGTATTACATCATCACCACCATGCACGGGGGAACCATCGAGGTGGCGTCAGAGCCTGGTCAGGGAACACGCTTCATAGTAAGCCTCCCCCTTGTTGCCAGGGCCCCCCGGACAGCGTCCGGGGCGAGTGCGGGGCATGCGGCCTAG
- a CDS encoding ABC transporter substrate-binding protein, with amino-acid sequence MERFIWIGSALAVLAATLFLTFGSPAQPKPLFLGYVSSLSGKYSALAVAGRDGAVLAVEHLNARGGVSGRPVRLLILDDGFDAEMARQSVRQLAEQNACAVIGPFASTMARPMIAASRELDMLLVSPTASSDEFSGKDDLFIRMAPTTADCSVELGSYCAGPLKLKSLAALVDTTNEAYTASAVRNTKKGFLNAGGTNFSIIEYDARQAPSFMDLAKEALASNPDGIVLVSSPLDTAVMCQRLRLNNQAVPLFSSTWGMSVELVRSGGKAVEGVVSIESFDPGSRSPAYQEFSDAFSARFGRAPESSSMFNYEAVMVLARALKREPNARGGQLKNAILENNPHQGLQAEFFLDEFGDAKRPLFLLTVANGRLAVKD; translated from the coding sequence ATGGAACGGTTCATTTGGATTGGCTCGGCGCTGGCGGTGCTGGCTGCTACACTCTTCTTGACCTTCGGCTCGCCCGCCCAACCAAAGCCTCTCTTTCTCGGCTACGTTTCAAGCCTGTCCGGAAAGTATTCAGCCCTGGCTGTTGCCGGACGGGATGGTGCTGTGCTGGCTGTCGAACACCTCAACGCACGCGGCGGGGTGTCCGGAAGGCCTGTTAGATTGTTAATTCTTGATGACGGGTTTGATGCCGAGATGGCTCGCCAATCGGTGAGGCAGCTTGCGGAACAGAATGCCTGCGCGGTCATAGGCCCCTTCGCCAGTACCATGGCCAGGCCCATGATCGCCGCATCCCGGGAATTGGACATGCTGCTGGTGAGTCCTACGGCTTCGTCCGACGAGTTTTCCGGCAAGGACGATCTTTTTATCCGCATGGCGCCCACGACCGCTGACTGTTCCGTTGAGCTGGGTAGCTATTGCGCCGGCCCGCTCAAATTGAAATCGCTGGCGGCCTTGGTTGATACGACGAACGAGGCCTACACGGCCTCGGCCGTTCGGAATACAAAAAAGGGTTTTTTGAACGCGGGCGGGACGAATTTCAGCATTATTGAATATGATGCCAGGCAGGCGCCGTCCTTTATGGATTTGGCCAAGGAAGCTCTCGCCTCAAACCCGGATGGAATTGTGTTGGTTTCAAGCCCGCTGGACACGGCGGTCATGTGTCAGCGCCTGCGGCTAAACAATCAGGCCGTTCCCTTGTTTTCCTCCACGTGGGGGATGTCAGTGGAACTCGTGCGCAGCGGGGGCAAGGCCGTAGAAGGAGTCGTCTCCATAGAATCATTTGATCCCGGCAGCCGATCCCCTGCTTATCAGGAATTCAGCGATGCCTTTTCCGCCCGGTTCGGCAGGGCTCCTGAATCATCCAGCATGTTCAATTATGAAGCGGTCATGGTTTTAGCAAGAGCGCTGAAGCGTGAGCCCAATGCCAGAGGCGGACAGTTAAAAAACGCCATTTTGGAGAATAACCCGCACCAGGGGCTTCAAGCGGAATTCTTTTTGGATGAGTTTGGGGACGCCAAACGTCCGCTTTTTCTTCTGACCGTGGCTAACGGCAGGCTGGCCGTGAAGGACTAA
- a CDS encoding 3-dehydroquinate synthase — MTKIIRQSIAVSYDFPVIFTRNAFDPGNPVLADILAQAGPDRHRLAAVVDNGVARAFPGMEQKIALYFQNRPVGLLATPVLTVPGGEGAKADMSVYQAVLNLIFNAKLCRQSFLLVVGGGAVLDSAGFAAATAHRGVRLIRMPSTALGQNDAGVGVKNAVNLFGRKNFLGSFAPPYAVVNDHSLLEGLPLRERRAGLAEAVKISLIKDKAFFERLCRDQDKLMELESSAFDYSIERCAELHLEHIATGGDPFEFGSSRPLDFGHWAAHALEETTGGELGHGEAVAIGVALDSVYSNLTGLLPKPDLERILALLPGLGFTLWHPALESLDLEAAMEAFREHLGGRLFLSLITGLGSSVEVNEVDFRLMGLAVASLKERFS; from the coding sequence ATGACAAAAATCATCCGACAGAGCATAGCGGTCTCGTATGACTTCCCGGTGATCTTTACCCGTAACGCCTTCGATCCCGGAAATCCCGTCCTCGCGGACATCCTGGCCCAAGCCGGGCCAGACCGGCACCGGCTGGCCGCCGTTGTGGACAACGGCGTGGCCCGGGCTTTTCCCGGGATGGAGCAGAAAATCGCCCTCTATTTCCAAAACAGGCCCGTGGGCCTCCTAGCCACGCCGGTTCTTACTGTTCCGGGAGGCGAAGGCGCCAAGGCGGATATGAGCGTTTACCAGGCGGTGCTCAACCTCATCTTCAACGCCAAGTTGTGCCGGCAATCCTTCCTGCTGGTGGTGGGGGGTGGCGCGGTGCTGGATTCGGCGGGTTTCGCGGCAGCCACGGCCCACAGGGGGGTGCGCCTGATACGAATGCCCTCCACAGCGCTTGGGCAAAACGATGCGGGGGTGGGGGTGAAAAACGCGGTCAACCTTTTCGGCCGCAAGAACTTCCTGGGGTCGTTTGCACCTCCATACGCGGTGGTGAACGATCATTCCCTGCTTGAAGGGTTGCCGCTGCGAGAACGCCGGGCAGGCTTGGCCGAGGCGGTCAAGATCTCGCTCATCAAGGACAAGGCTTTCTTTGAGAGACTCTGCCGCGACCAGGACAAGCTGATGGAGCTGGAATCCTCAGCATTCGACTATTCCATTGAGCGTTGCGCCGAACTCCATCTGGAGCACATTGCCACCGGCGGGGACCCGTTCGAGTTCGGCTCTTCCAGGCCCTTGGACTTCGGGCACTGGGCCGCGCACGCTCTGGAGGAAACCACCGGGGGCGAACTGGGGCACGGCGAGGCCGTGGCCATCGGAGTGGCGCTGGACAGCGTGTACTCCAACCTCACCGGGCTTTTGCCGAAGCCGGACCTGGAGCGAATTCTGGCGCTCCTTCCTGGTCTGGGGTTCACCCTCTGGCACCCGGCTCTGGAGTCCCTGGACCTTGAAGCAGCCATGGAAGCCTTCCGGGAACACCTTGGCGGACGGCTTTTCCTAAGCCTCATCACCGGGCTCGGCTCAAGCGTGGAAGTAAACGAGGTGGATTTTAGGCTCATGGGCCTGGCCGTTGCCAGCCTCAAGGAGCGCTTCTCGTGA
- the eboE gene encoding metabolite traffic protein EboE: MNDKRRLPVTYCTNIHPGESWAATLLSLETHTVAVKDAVCPASPFPVGLRVSGQASREIDHREAGRFKEWLDSNGLFVVTMNGFPYGTFHDSPVKAQVYQPDWRSPVRLEYTLRLAELLSRWLPEGMDGSISTVPVGFKADFDPSQTELARQNLIRALQGLDALAQRTGKRIRLSLEPEPGCLLETTPELVVFFANLKVSDTLREHLAVCYDCCHQALQFEDPGQSLRLLEDNSICIGHVQVSSALHLPCPDLSRLSRFDEPVYLHQCVARHGNGSLERFDDLGLALGATGGAHKDTPGACAEDTECWRVHFHLPVFLPELPECLTTQEFLKQFLPMLPADVPLEVETYTFAVLPRELQTATVVESIVREIEWVDSCRRGLV; encoded by the coding sequence GTGAACGACAAGCGGCGCCTCCCCGTCACCTATTGCACCAACATCCACCCTGGCGAATCCTGGGCGGCCACGCTCTTAAGCCTTGAAACGCACACTGTGGCCGTGAAAGACGCTGTCTGCCCGGCCAGCCCGTTCCCCGTGGGGCTTCGCGTGTCCGGACAGGCCAGCCGGGAGATCGACCACCGGGAAGCCGGACGGTTCAAGGAATGGCTCGACAGCAACGGCCTTTTCGTCGTCACGATGAACGGATTCCCCTACGGAACGTTCCACGACAGTCCGGTCAAGGCCCAGGTATACCAACCGGACTGGCGCTCCCCGGTCAGGCTCGAATACACTCTGCGACTGGCCGAACTTCTGTCCCGATGGCTGCCTGAAGGAATGGATGGATCCATATCCACGGTTCCAGTGGGGTTTAAGGCCGACTTCGATCCCTCCCAGACAGAACTGGCCCGGCAAAACCTTATCCGAGCCTTGCAGGGTCTCGACGCTTTGGCGCAGCGCACGGGCAAACGCATCCGGCTCTCGCTCGAACCCGAGCCCGGCTGCTTGCTGGAAACCACCCCCGAATTGGTGGTTTTTTTCGCCAACCTGAAAGTTTCAGACACACTCCGTGAACACCTGGCCGTCTGCTACGACTGCTGCCACCAGGCCCTACAGTTCGAAGATCCGGGCCAGTCGCTCAGGCTCTTGGAGGACAATTCGATTTGCATCGGCCACGTCCAGGTATCCTCGGCCCTGCACCTGCCCTGCCCCGACCTTTCCCGCCTGTCCCGCTTCGACGAGCCGGTGTACCTGCACCAGTGTGTTGCCAGGCATGGAAACGGCAGCCTTGAACGCTTTGACGATCTGGGGCTGGCCCTGGGCGCAACCGGTGGCGCACACAAGGATACCCCGGGCGCTTGCGCGGAAGACACCGAGTGCTGGAGGGTGCATTTCCATCTGCCGGTCTTTCTGCCCGAACTTCCGGAATGCCTGACCACTCAGGAGTTTCTGAAACAATTCCTTCCGATGCTGCCAGCCGATGTTCCATTGGAGGTGGAGACCTACACCTTCGCCGTCCTCCCCAGAGAGCTTCAAACCGCAACAGTGGTGGAATCGATCGTCAGAGAAATCGAATGGGTGGATTCTTGCCGCCGCGGTTTGGTGTAA
- a CDS encoding amino acid adenylation domain-containing protein, producing MSGALSPHLIHMAVEGWAGRTPDAPAVVGSQETVSYSALHGRAWKLARLLQEAGFSRGARGGILLESSVECVTAMLGVLRADGCYLPLGVNNPPSRIARVLEDAAPEALLTSNAMLPFLAAAISECGLRPKIVVVMDGALPEDLPVGLSAAGELACMDDAANAAAPKPQRNISHDLAYLLYTSGSTGRPKGVMVRHANARAYLDWFVKRLAVNPGDRLSNHASPTFDISVQDIFGAFFAGASVHPLETAGEKAFPGPFIRKRGITCWNSVPSVISMMVKTRQLTPGAFPELRAAIFAGEPLLPGMAQAWREALPNCAMYNFYGPTESTIVVAHHAIDTVLPGKSIPIGLPTAQAECLILDKDNRPVPPGTAGRLMIRGAQVTAGYWRDPYKTAKAFIVNPINPELGDMVYDTGDLALADESGVIFYMGRADNQVKIRGQRVELEDVEAAFGSLPGVLETAALLVPGAAEPELAIAISGPARDGEHAEEALLEEVSKLLPSYMLPGRVLFFKELPRNANGKVDRKAVSEAVRERLGGS from the coding sequence ATGAGCGGAGCCCTCTCTCCACATCTCATCCATATGGCCGTGGAGGGTTGGGCGGGGCGCACCCCGGACGCTCCGGCCGTGGTGGGTTCCCAGGAGACAGTGAGCTATTCCGCCTTGCACGGCCGGGCATGGAAGTTGGCCAGGCTGCTGCAGGAGGCGGGTTTTTCACGGGGAGCGCGCGGGGGCATCCTGCTCGAAAGTTCGGTGGAGTGCGTGACGGCCATGCTCGGCGTGCTCAGGGCGGACGGCTGCTATCTGCCGCTCGGAGTGAACAATCCGCCTTCGCGAATTGCCCGCGTCCTGGAGGACGCCGCGCCTGAAGCGCTGTTGACTTCAAACGCGATGCTGCCTTTTCTGGCCGCCGCCATTTCGGAATGCGGGCTGAGGCCCAAGATCGTGGTGGTCATGGACGGAGCGCTCCCTGAAGACCTGCCCGTAGGCCTCTCCGCTGCGGGAGAACTGGCTTGCATGGACGACGCGGCAAACGCCGCCGCCCCGAAGCCACAGCGGAACATCAGCCACGATCTGGCCTACCTGCTCTATACTTCCGGCTCCACCGGCCGCCCAAAAGGCGTCATGGTGCGCCACGCCAATGCCAGGGCGTATCTGGATTGGTTCGTCAAGCGACTGGCCGTGAACCCAGGTGACCGTCTTTCCAACCACGCCAGTCCCACCTTCGATATTTCCGTCCAGGACATCTTCGGGGCGTTCTTCGCGGGAGCCAGCGTCCATCCGCTGGAGACGGCTGGGGAAAAGGCCTTCCCCGGCCCGTTCATCCGCAAGCGGGGCATCACCTGCTGGAACAGCGTGCCCTCTGTGATATCCATGATGGTGAAGACCCGGCAGCTCACGCCTGGGGCATTCCCGGAACTCCGGGCCGCCATCTTTGCCGGCGAACCTCTGCTGCCCGGCATGGCCCAAGCTTGGCGCGAGGCCCTTCCAAATTGCGCCATGTACAACTTCTACGGCCCGACAGAGTCAACCATCGTGGTGGCGCACCATGCCATCGACACGGTCCTTCCGGGCAAGTCCATCCCCATCGGGTTGCCCACGGCCCAGGCCGAATGCCTGATCCTGGACAAGGACAACCGGCCCGTTCCTCCCGGAACCGCCGGGCGGCTCATGATACGCGGAGCGCAGGTTACCGCCGGATACTGGCGGGACCCCTACAAAACCGCCAAGGCCTTTATTGTCAATCCCATCAACCCGGAGTTGGGGGACATGGTCTACGACACTGGCGATCTGGCCCTGGCCGACGAATCAGGCGTGATCTTTTACATGGGCAGGGCGGACAACCAGGTGAAAATTCGCGGCCAGCGTGTGGAACTGGAGGATGTGGAGGCTGCTTTCGGAAGCCTGCCCGGGGTATTGGAAACAGCGGCCCTGCTCGTGCCGGGGGCGGCCGAACCGGAACTGGCCATCGCCATTTCCGGCCCAGCCCGCGACGGAGAACACGCCGAGGAAGCGCTTCTGGAGGAGGTGTCCAAACTTCTGCCCTCGTACATGCTCCCAGGCCGTGTGCTGTTCTTTAAGGAGTTACCTCGCAATGCCAACGGCAAAGTGGATCGCAAAGCCGTGAGCGAGGCTGTAAGGGAACGCCTTGGGGGAAGCTGA
- a CDS encoding acyl carrier protein — protein sequence MTKRSIQEFSSFFSKTLAVEDIGPDGAMGKTRGWSSLAHVDLILALEDWAGVPISPDLIGELTSVQSIQVFLREQEVLES from the coding sequence ATGACCAAACGTTCGATCCAGGAGTTCAGCAGTTTCTTCAGCAAAACCCTGGCGGTTGAAGACATCGGCCCCGACGGGGCCATGGGTAAGACCAGGGGCTGGAGCTCGCTTGCGCACGTGGACCTTATTCTCGCCCTGGAGGATTGGGCCGGCGTGCCTATCTCCCCCGATTTGATTGGCGAGTTGACTTCCGTGCAAAGCATTCAGGTGTTCTTGCGGGAACAGGAGGTGCTGGAATCATGA